Genomic window (Acidimicrobiales bacterium):
CGACCGGCGACGTGGCTGGAGGGGCCCTCTGGGAGCCGCCCGGCAAGTGGCGCCTCGGGGTGCGGGGACAGCTGCGGATGCTGCCCAACTTCATCCGCCTGTTCGGTCGGCGCCTCGGTCTCGCCTCACGGGGCCTCAACCTGGTCGAAGCCAGCCACCCACAGGAGCTGCACTGGTACCTGGCCGTGCTCGGCACCGAACCCACCCGCCAGGGCCACGGGATCGGCTCCACCTTGATGGCACCGATCCTCGAGCTTTGCGACCGTGAGGGGATGCCCGCCTACCTGGAGTCGTCCAAGGAGGCCAATATCGCCTTCTACGGCCGTCACGGCTTCGAGGTCACCGGGGAGGTTCGCCTGCCAGGCGGGCCGCTGGTGTGGCCCATGTGGCGGCCCGCCTCCTGACGGGGGCCAACGCCTCCTGCCGCCGGCGACAGAGCCATGGAACCAGCACCGAGGGCGTAGCATCGCGTCCATGGCCAATCTGATCACCCGGTGGTGGCGGTACTTCAGCGCCTCCGCGAACAGCAGGTTCAACGAGAGGGCCGATCCCAAGATCCA
Coding sequences:
- a CDS encoding GNAT family N-acetyltransferase, which encodes MTTPAVRKAHRTDVAALAGALARAFDDDPVMAWLFPDPARRKRTLPRFFSAHLTKIVLPHGEVYTTGDVAGGALWEPPGKWRLGVRGQLRMLPNFIRLFGRRLGLASRGLNLVEASHPQELHWYLAVLGTEPTRQGHGIGSTLMAPILELCDREGMPAYLESSKEANIAFYGRHGFEVTGEVRLPGGPLVWPMWRPAS